A region of the Littorina saxatilis isolate snail1 linkage group LG12, US_GU_Lsax_2.0, whole genome shotgun sequence genome:
ACCTCCTCTTTAAGACCTGATCTTCTCAGATGTTTGGGGTtgataaaaggggggttccactgtatcacatCCACCTCGGCAGGGTCAGTTGATTAGTTTGCTGTTGTAGTCGTTCAGTCTAGTCATGAATAAGATCTGTGAGAAATTTAGGTTTTCAAAGCCACCTCGGTATAGGGtaaatgttttttgtgtgtatttagcATCATCCATCGTGGAACACATCCTTGAGAAACGTAGACTGTTACATCCACCTATCTACCTGTGTTATTCACGTATGTGGACACCATTGCTCATTCCATAACCAAGCTACGGCAACCCCAACGTTTTCTGCCAACGATATCATCGTGCACGACTATACATACCTCACTGTTTGTACAAAACTGGGAAACACACTAAATGATACAGCGACAAAAGGCTGTGTGCACTGACATTTGATCATACAAAAGGTACCCGGACGACAATAGACTGTAATTATTTGTCAGTATCTTtttttaacacacaaaaataccctcAGGCTGATCACAGAACCGAATCAAAAGATTTACGTTCGCGAACATCGAGTTGCCAAATGGGCGGGGAAAAGTCGACATGGACTATTGAATTACCGCATGTAAAGGGCGGCCTGCCCTTATGATCCtctcgcgggttcgaatccgggccgggacggacacgggtcaacttagtgccaagacggtatccatgtcccaccccgtgtcaccacagtggcacgtaaaagacctcggtcattctgccataagtgcagatggctgataccacctaaacacgcatacacttgtgtatcttgTCAAAAGccatgagggcgtaaaactctaaatcatataacccatatcttgtccgtAAGaagcgaaatatttagcctgtaagacagtaagcattctctctttccattGTTTAACAACGAAAGTGGTGCCCCGATTATCCTGAAAATACCCATGTAATAcgcagaataatcacctcctcagcttacagagacaaagaggcaggtcatgggataaggtaaagtattttcttcaaacaaagaaacaaaccctCAGGCTGATCACAGTTCTATTCGATTCAAAAGATTTACGATCGCAAACATAGAGTTTACAAGCGGGCGGGGAAAAGTCGACATGGACTATTGGACATTCGGCTGTCGCCTTAACCTTTGTGGTCGTCGTCTTGTGGTTATATTCAATTTATTAGTAAATCAGAGCCGGACCTAGAGTATGAGCGGGAGGGGTACAGGAGCTGGACCTAGGGTatgagcgggggggggggggggggggggaggaggctTCCAAagtgaggcaggggtacaggagCTGGACCTAGGGTatgagcgggggggggggggggcttccaaagtgaggcaggggtacaggagCTGGACCTAGGGTatgagcggggggggggggggggggcgcttcAAAAGTGAGGCAGCGGTACATGAGCTGGACCTagggtatgggggggggggggggcttccaaagtgaggcaggggtacaggagctggacctagtgtatgagagggggggggcttccaaagtgaggcaggggtacaggagCTGGACCTGGTgtatgagagggggggggcttccaaagtgaggcaggggtacaggagctggacctagtgtatgagagggaggggcttccaaagtGAGGCAGGGGCACAGGAGCTGGACCTAgggtatgagagggaggggcttccaaagtgaggcaggggtacaggagctggacctagtgtatgagagggggggggggcttccaaagtgaggcaggggtacaggagCTGGACCTAGGGTatgagcgggggggggggggaggggggcttccaaagtgaggcaggggtacaggagctggacctagtgtatgagagggggggggggcttccaaagtgaggcaggggtacaggagCTGGACCTAGGGTATGAGCGGGAGTGGCTTCCAAagtgaggcaggggtacaggagCTGGACCTAGGGTatgagcgggggggggggggcttccaaAGTGAGACAGAGGTACAGGAGCTGGACCTAGGGTatgagcgggggggggggggggggcttccaaagtgaggcaggggtacaggagCGGGACCTAGGGTatgagcgggggggggggggggcttccaaagtgaggcaggggtacaggagCTGGACATACTgtatgagagggggggggggcttccaaagtgaggcaggggtacaggagctggacctagtgtatgagagggggggggggcttccaaagtgaggcaggggtacaggagctggacctagtgtatgagaggggggggggggcttccaaagtgaggcaggggtacaggagctggacctagtgtatgagaggggggggggcttccaaagtgaggcaggggtacaggagctggacctagtgtatgagagggggggggcttccaaagtgaggcaggggtacaggagCTGGACCTAGGGTatgagcggggggggggggggggcttccaaagtgaggcaggggtacaggagCTGGACCTAGGGTATGAGCGAGGGGGGCTTCCAAagtgaggcaggggtacaggagCTGGACCTAGGGTatgagcggggggggggggggcttccaaagtgaggcaggggtacaggagCTGGACCTAGGgtatgagagggggggggggcttccaaagtgaggcaggggtacaggagCTGGACCTAGGGTatgagcggggggggggggggcttccaaagtgaggcaggggtacaggagCTGGACCTAGGGTATGAGCGAGGGGGGCTTCCAAagtgaggcaggggtacaggagCTGGACCTAGGGTatgagcggggggggggggggggggtgggggggcttCCAAagtgaggcaggggtacaggagCTGGACCTAGGGTatgagcgggggggggggggggcttccaaagtgaggcaggggtacaggtgCTGGACCTAGGGTATgagcggtgggggggggggggggcttccaaAGTGAGGCAGGGGTACAAGAGCTGGACCTAGGGTatgagcgggggggggggggccttccaaagtgaggcaggggtacaggagCTGGACCTAGGGTatgagcgggggggggggggggggcggggggcttCCAAAGTGAGGCAGGGGTTCAGGAGCTGGACCTAGtgaatgagagggaggggcttccaaagaGAGGCAGGGTTTCAGGAACTGGACCTAGGGTATGAgcgggaggggcttccaaagtgaggcaggggtacaggtgCTGGACCTAGGGTATGAGCGGTGGGGGGCTTCCTAagtgaggcaggggtacaggagGTGGACCTAgggtatgagagggaggggcttccaaagtGAGGCAGGGGTTCAGGAGCTGGACCTAgggtatgagagggaggggcgtCCAAagtgaggcaggggtacaggagCTGGACCTAGGGTatgagcggggggggggggggggcttccaaAGTGGAGCTGGACCTAGgatatgagagggaggggcttccaaagtgaggcaggggtacaggagCTGGACCTAGtgaatgagagggaggggcttccaaagaGAGGCAAGTTGGACCTAGtgaatgagagggaggggcttccaaagaGAGGCAAGTTGGACCTAGtgaatgagagggaggggcttccaaagtGAGGCAGGGGTACGGGAGCAGGCCATCCGGGAGGTCTGGGGAGCAAGGTTCCTCAGATGCTGTTGCCATTTATTACTTAACAAGGATATTTCGGCTACTCTCAAGAAAAAACCCTGTACATTTGCCGGGTAAGGGAGTGGGGCGGGTGAGGGCGAGGGGAATAGGTTTCCAGAACcaagggctgaggtgcacgaagcgaaagtgggggaaatccaaacgggagagaacaaaccgcgaggtcagattcgttgaaatcacaagaaatctcaatttcaaccagtccaacaccgcggctgccACCCACCCGGATGGTAGCTATCTCGTGTACCTCGGCCCTGGAAACCCCCCCTCAGACTCTTCCCTGTAGTTTAATTAACACCGTCGGTTATACCGTTGCACAGGCGACAGCATCCACCAAGACGTGCTTCAAGGAGGTGCTGGTGCGCGACTACAGCGGGCCCTACCAGTCCGACATCTTCAACTCTTCAGGGGCCTGGGACTTCATGCACCGCCATTACCGGTGCTGCGGGGTGGACCAGGGCGAGGTCTTCAACTCCATGGTGAACTGGGATCGCACGTGGATCGAGCGCTACGAAGACCCGTTCTTCAACACCACACTCAAGCTGGACGAGTTCAAGGTCATCGCCGTCCTGCCCTACACCTGCTGTGTCTTTAAGGTCAGGCTGTGGGGTGTGTGTattgtggggtgtgtgtgtgtgtgtggggtgaaGGTGTGTTGGGTTGGGTGagagggtgggtgtgtgtgtgtgcggggggggggtatgtatttgtgtgtgtgggtgtaaagGGTGGGGCTGGGCTGGGTAAGGGggggagtgtttgtgtgtatgtggggaggtgtgtgtttgtgtgtgtgtgtaatcaagagagagacagacagactggcaggcaggcagacagacagacatgcagacagagacagagtccgTTGCTGTCGATTTGTCTTGAAAGTAGAGGATAGAATAATATGAAGAGTGGAATGAAGAGACTTAGAAAAGAAGGATTTGAGGCGGAAGGATAAAAATAGCTTTTTTTCTGAAAtatggaacgttagcagtctatctgtgtttGGATGTCAGAACGAGGAGGACGTCTACTACAGCCCTGACGCCTCAGTGGAGAACCTCCGGGGAGCCCTCCAGGACGAGAACTGCCCCTTTACGCCTACGACCTCCAACAGCTACATCCAGGTGGGCTGCTTCGACCTGCTGCACCTCTTCGTCAGCAACATGACGACCTTCGCCTTCTACGTGTCGCTGATCGCGGAGAGCTTCCAGCTGACCGCCGCAGTGTGTGCTCTCTACTCCTCCAGGGCAATCATGAACTCTAGGACGCTGGAGAAGTTGATGCACAACAGACACATATGAACTGAGTGTAAACAAAGTGAACAAAGATAATATACACTAttaactcccccccccacacacacacacacacacacacacacacccgcgcacacacattagcacactcgcacacacacacacacacacatacacacacacacacacaacacacacacatatacaacacacacacacatacacacacacatacacacacacgcacacacacacacacacacacacacacacacacacacacacacacacacacacacacatggtctGTTGATCTTGTCGGGTCTTCCCGTTTTGACATTGACGGCCGTTGTTGGgtcttttgcttttctttttctattcttTCCAGTGGAAATAAAGATAATTCTAGCAACCAAAAGACTCTTGAAATTCGTTCAtccacttctctctctctctcatcctgaAACTCATCGTCAAAAGACAAGGTCCTACTGATGGGACTAGGCACACAATGAACGATCTTTGATGCTCAAGGATGGAGTTTTAAGCGGACGCCTGGTCTTACATACCGTTCCTGCTAAAACTACGGCAGAAGGGGTTTTATTTCTCTTAAAGAGATCGGACACCGATTGACGAAACAAAAGAAGATTTTGCTCATATTTTGCGCGTGATGTACTCAGAGTGTGTTCAAACACATATAAAAAGGAATGGTAAAATCAAGGAAATCATTtacacaagaaaagcaaatgctttatACGACTCCCCATTGTTGTGTCCATTTCAGTTGATTATTACAATCAAAGGACCTATTTTTGAAGTGATATTAATCTCTGGTTTACGTTTGTTGTGATTATGTATTTCTCTCTGAATTATTGAACGTGTCATTCTGGTATGGCTGGAAATTGGGTTATTTCATGACGTTTTCGTAAGATAAAATTAGATCAGTTTCTTGATTCGCTTGAACATATTTCCTGGAGCTTCAAAGCGATTTTAACCAAAAATGACACAGAGCCGCGCAATCACTTTAAACATACGAGATAAACTTCATACGAGATAAACTTTAAAATGtttgtctacggccggccggctcAATTAAGGACTGGCTTTACGTCTCACCTATATGTAGTCATGTGCGGCAAGCacctcacccccctcccccccaacccccactcCAATCCCCCTACCCCATGACGAAACGGCCGCCTACAAGAACTAGCGTAGAGTCGTCGTGGTCGTTGACGAGGGTTGAGATATGAGCGGCGTTGTGTCAGCGGCACACGGGgagagcaaaggagggagggggcgggcCAGTTACGGCCAGGTTATAACGGCTGGACGTCGAGCGGTGGCAGGCACTGCATGCTCCAAGCCGCTGTCTTTCTGCCGCCTGCTGCCAGACGTTCGACCTGTGTGTCCCTCCCGTGTCCGCTGCTGCTCTgcgtctgtcgtctgtcttctgcTTGATTGGTCTTGGTCTATCTGTACTCTGTTGTCACTCTGTTACGGGCTTCTTCGCATCCTGGCTTTACACGCTTGTACCGACTGAACGCCTCGGAACTTGACTTCTTACAGTAAAATTTGTGTCAAAGTGCCTCTCTGTTAGTTCACTTGTTGTCTTCTCTCCTTGGTTTGTCCGTTGAACAAAGTTATTCAAGTGAACGCTTTTTACTCTGAAAGGTCACTGAAAACGACGTTTCAGAGCCAAAAAGGCAGCCGAGTGCCTTAGAAAACTTTAGAAATAAACTGAACTGAACCTCAAAACCTCGGCTTTTAAAACACAGCTAACTTCAACAGCAAAAACAAGTTTTTCCATTCCGCTAGAAAGAGATCTTTAGCACTTTGTCTGACAAAGCGAAGAGGTGACAGCGGAGGCACGTGACACACGTTGTGATAAAGGCTGTCCGCTCAAGTGACAAGTGTGTGTGTCCTATcaaatcaagtcaagtcaagtcaagacgATGGAAACTTCGGGACGTTCTGCGCTGTTGACTGCAATTGTTCTCACCTGTCTGTTGTTGGTGACCCTTCCCCCCGCggcctccttctctctccatc
Encoded here:
- the LOC138983327 gene encoding uncharacterized protein; translated protein: MSCSTTVLLTSVVGVYSCLRQDTGLLYCYSMMGYVLALVELLYFLSLYIHLGRATASTKTCFKEVLVRDYSGPYQSDIFNSSGAWDFMHRHYRCCGVDQGEVFNSMVNWDRTWIERYEDPFFNTTLKLDEFKVIAVLPYTCCVFKNEEDVYYSPDASVENLRGALQDENCPFTPTTSNSYIQVGCFDLLHLFVSNMTTFAFYVSLIAESFQLTAAVCALYSSRAIMNSRTLEKLMHNRHI